GAGCAATAGCAGTCCTCAGCCATCTTATGCTGCATCTGCAGCGGGTTGATGTCGCTGAAGAATTCGCAGCGATGCAGGATGATCGACAGCACCCGACGATGGCGGGGCTGTTCAATGCGAATGAAGGCGTGCCGCAGCGTCAGGCGAATGGTATCAAGCGGCGTACGTCCTTGCTGCGGTGACTCGAGTTCGCGAGTCAGCTCCTCGAAGGGCAGATGCACCCGGTCACTCATGGCGTGAAAAAGATCCGCCTTATTCTTGAAATGCCAATAGACGGCGCCGCGGGTCATGCCCGCGTGGCGAGCGATCTGCTCGAGGGTGGTTCGGGCAACGCCTTTATCGAAGAAGACATCTTCGGCGGCATCCAGCAGTGCCTCGCGGGTCGCTTCGGCGTCGGCTTTGGTCTTTCGGGCCATAAGGAAGACAGCGTTGATCATCACGGTAAATGTAGGGCTATTCTAGCGCAATAAGCGCCCACTTACATGCATGCATGTATGCATCTATCGTCTTAGCCAAGCGGCGGCAGGCTCGTCAGAAGGGTCATGAAGGCGTATAACGTCATTCATCAGAAAACACTGTTTTCAAAGCTGAACCCGACCAGGGCCGCGTTCGCATGATGCGCTGGACTCTTACTCTCCACACGGTTCTCGCTCGATTGCCTCGATTGCCACAAGGAAGCTTTGCTCATGGCTCGTGCCCCCTTTGAACTCGCCGGTGTCAGAGTGGCCCCCGGCGCCCGCGCGCAGATCGATGTGCCGGTGGCCAAGCTCTACACCCATGCGCCGCTGCATATCCCCGTCGAGGTAGTG
Above is a window of Halomonas sp. I5-271120 DNA encoding:
- a CDS encoding TetR family transcriptional regulator, whose amino-acid sequence is MARKTKADAEATREALLDAAEDVFFDKGVARTTLEQIARHAGMTRGAVYWHFKNKADLFHAMSDRVHLPFEELTRELESPQQGRTPLDTIRLTLRHAFIRIEQPRHRRVLSIILHRCEFFSDINPLQMQHKMAEDCYCSMLRHFEMAEQSGQLAPHINAVHAAQLMEYTIGGMIQDWLRTPEEYSLAERGRVIIDSLFDLLSRNAPGDASTAPGALPS